The Acidicapsa ligni genome contains a region encoding:
- a CDS encoding metallophosphoesterase family protein, with the protein MTYIKSFHSAPHSLVQSAIAAQLRSSSPATASIGIAEGNQNLQHATEILDRLPHPRLYRSREKALTAASASPLSATNPLSPTCIQLMLEYAWAALRGNQQSMTDVTNEFEKSGCDGTGWLKAAFDYLTAHNWFHNATIPYVASGNTLQLPEQTSFRIGILGDWGTGEPVAQLVLESLMEQKPDLILHVGDVYYAGTRDEMQVNFLNFIKTARAKTGHSAPVFNLDGNHDMYTGGEPFYDALSQVNQGASFPNSPAAPVPTQSASFFTLSNSWLQLQAMDTGYYDSDLWDIGNDTTMLHPAEAAWHVSAIEDAARNSRAVILFSHHQGWSRFLGIGEGHGAAGGSGNTAQMGKLGYNVNLQSELKQVPVGPVKAWFWGHEHVLEVYDQPSIAASTVTTPGNQSVSLSSLFPWVPFGACIGYSAFPMLETDAPYDVAVSSIQSNGNLQVGMTGNPPGYNHGFTVLDIAQGGSATATYFSIAGDGSSPSSTIIGSSQIS; encoded by the coding sequence ATGACCTATATCAAGAGCTTCCATTCTGCGCCTCACTCTCTTGTCCAGTCCGCAATCGCCGCCCAACTCAGAAGTTCTTCGCCGGCGACAGCAAGTATCGGCATCGCCGAAGGCAATCAGAATCTGCAGCACGCTACTGAGATCCTCGATAGGCTGCCTCACCCCCGTCTCTATCGCTCTCGGGAGAAAGCACTCACCGCAGCTTCGGCAAGCCCCTTGAGCGCAACCAACCCGCTCTCGCCCACCTGTATCCAACTCATGCTGGAGTATGCCTGGGCAGCGTTGCGCGGGAACCAACAAAGCATGACGGATGTGACGAACGAATTCGAAAAATCAGGTTGTGACGGCACCGGCTGGTTGAAAGCAGCATTCGATTACCTGACTGCGCACAATTGGTTCCACAACGCCACCATTCCCTATGTTGCCTCGGGAAACACACTCCAGCTTCCGGAGCAGACCAGCTTTCGGATCGGTATTCTAGGCGATTGGGGAACAGGCGAGCCAGTCGCGCAACTCGTACTCGAATCGCTCATGGAGCAGAAGCCAGATCTCATCCTTCACGTAGGTGACGTCTACTATGCAGGAACCAGGGACGAGATGCAGGTCAATTTCCTGAATTTCATCAAGACTGCCCGCGCTAAAACTGGACACTCGGCCCCAGTCTTCAATCTCGACGGCAATCATGATATGTACACGGGCGGAGAGCCCTTCTATGACGCCCTGTCCCAGGTCAACCAAGGCGCCAGCTTCCCGAACTCCCCTGCAGCTCCTGTCCCTACGCAATCTGCCAGCTTCTTCACACTGAGCAATTCCTGGCTGCAACTACAAGCGATGGACACCGGATACTACGATAGCGATCTCTGGGATATCGGAAACGACACCACAATGCTCCATCCCGCCGAAGCCGCCTGGCACGTCTCTGCTATTGAAGATGCCGCCAGGAACAGCCGCGCTGTCATCCTGTTTTCTCATCATCAGGGGTGGTCAAGATTCCTGGGCATCGGCGAAGGTCATGGGGCAGCAGGCGGCTCGGGGAACACGGCTCAAATGGGCAAGCTCGGCTACAACGTCAATCTCCAATCAGAACTCAAACAAGTACCAGTCGGCCCCGTCAAAGCATGGTTCTGGGGACACGAGCATGTCCTCGAAGTCTACGACCAGCCTTCGATCGCTGCATCTACTGTCACCACTCCCGGAAACCAAAGCGTGAGCCTATCAAGTCTCTTCCCGTGGGTTCCCTTCGGTGCCTGCATCGGCTACTCTGCGTTTCCGATGCTCGAAACCGACGCCCCCTACGACGTCGCAGTCTCCAGCATTCAAAGCAACGGCAATCTCCAGGTCGGGATGACGGGAAATCCGCCAGGGTACAACCACGGGTTCACCGTCCTCGATATCGCCCAAGGAGGGTCAGCAACCGCCACATACTTCTCCATCGCTGGCGATGGAAGCAGTCCATCAAGCACCATCATCGGGTCTTCGCAAATCTCCTAA
- a CDS encoding TonB-dependent receptor, which yields MSTRKFQRYRGSWLAVLMFLISAAAHAQQDSGGIAVTVTDPTSAVLSGATVAVTNNGTSAKFTVTTNTLGSVIVTPLAVGDYQVSVEKQGFGRKIISHVSVQLQQNTRVPVVLAVGTVEVQTVVTTQLPTLQTEDTSIGQTIDGVLKDDLPVIDRSFNHLAPLTIGVNMTTPSGPRDSGQGFAANGVSQYQNNYILDGTDNNSYDQNVNEGRTYAIEPSLDAIAEFRVQTNSYSAEFGRDGGAVINVITKAGTNHFHGSAYEYVQNSSLNTNDFFNNALNIAKPDYKKNIFGASLGGPVWIPKLYNGHDKTFFFADFEMQPYRSPGAVNKGLIPTAAEASGDFSADATIYDPATGKPFPGNKIPTDRISPIAAKIAAAIPAPNLSGSDNFLHNGAQNTDDNRVAVRIDHQLTTKDSVFGRYQYQHQNQPQVGLFAGTILTGDDNNSADAQGVVGNWIHTFNTNLINDARFGWTRLNWLNEPANSANVNEQVGIGGVPVQQGLAGGLASITFTNGLSSFGGSYSEQDLNGTYQASDTVTWIKGRHALKLGGTFRRIRFLSAASSFAPNGEFDFDGHYTAGGAALGNAFADFLLDLPNQSQLSAIHTDDYRRQAYSLFVQDTYKASAKLTINLGIRWDYVTPVSEAQNHGAILNPYTKTLNLDHYTGAFPDSIQRQINAGIFTLNNNANQYFGVQPDHHDFAPRIGLSYLATPTTVLSAGYALFYGPEQLGPFGEPSPGFSAPFLDQDTYAPANSSPGTSNPVTMDTGFPPTALTDPTGTTLFAAQLNLRTPYFGQWNVTVQQQLTPNTSLDVSYIGSKTTAMYTTMDWNIPSIALNNSVPYAQRQPFPDVDASGNLQPGAAIQGPSNDGMGTYNALGVKFQSHIRNGLSMISSYTWAHDIDNITNSGLSVGNNGRGNYPWNQNAQRGNSDWDITNRWTTGFHYDLPYGRGKTFGSSISRTTDALLGGWQLGGILTVESGPWYTVNQNFDSANNGLESFCGTCRQRPDVVPGQDANKGPRKVDPTNTAVHWFDVNAFQFAANGTVGNVRRNSVLGPAHRQFDASLAKEVPFTESARLQLRLEAFNATNTTNFLVDSGSTSPTGFTLGNPNFGILNADRGGRVAQVVARFVF from the coding sequence GTGTCCACCAGGAAGTTTCAACGCTATCGAGGATCATGGCTAGCAGTTCTGATGTTTTTGATAAGCGCTGCTGCCCACGCTCAACAGGATTCAGGAGGAATCGCGGTCACCGTAACCGATCCGACATCCGCGGTCTTATCCGGCGCTACAGTCGCCGTGACAAATAACGGAACCAGCGCCAAGTTTACAGTAACAACCAATACTCTTGGTTCGGTAATTGTGACCCCGCTTGCGGTTGGCGACTATCAAGTCTCTGTCGAGAAGCAGGGTTTCGGTCGGAAGATCATCTCGCATGTTTCAGTTCAGCTTCAACAGAACACGCGCGTGCCTGTGGTGCTCGCGGTCGGCACTGTTGAGGTACAGACGGTGGTGACAACTCAGCTGCCTACTTTGCAGACGGAGGATACCTCTATCGGCCAGACGATCGACGGTGTTCTGAAAGACGACCTTCCGGTCATTGATCGCAGCTTCAACCACCTCGCTCCTCTTACCATCGGCGTCAATATGACGACTCCTTCCGGCCCTCGCGATAGTGGACAGGGCTTCGCCGCCAATGGCGTCAGCCAGTACCAGAACAACTACATCCTCGACGGAACAGACAATAACAGCTACGACCAGAACGTAAACGAGGGCAGGACCTATGCCATCGAACCGTCCCTCGATGCTATCGCTGAATTTCGAGTACAGACCAACTCCTACTCTGCCGAGTTTGGCAGAGACGGCGGAGCGGTCATTAATGTCATCACGAAAGCCGGTACGAACCATTTTCACGGATCCGCATACGAATACGTTCAAAACAGTTCTCTTAATACCAATGACTTCTTCAACAACGCACTGAATATCGCAAAACCGGACTACAAGAAGAACATCTTTGGAGCGTCGCTGGGAGGGCCTGTCTGGATTCCGAAACTCTACAACGGCCACGACAAGACATTCTTCTTCGCGGACTTTGAGATGCAGCCATACCGCTCTCCCGGAGCGGTGAACAAAGGTTTGATCCCCACGGCCGCAGAGGCGTCCGGCGATTTCAGTGCCGATGCGACCATCTACGATCCGGCCACAGGGAAGCCTTTTCCCGGTAACAAGATTCCAACCGACCGTATCAGCCCTATTGCCGCCAAGATTGCGGCTGCCATCCCGGCTCCAAATCTGTCAGGGTCGGACAACTTTCTTCACAATGGCGCTCAGAATACAGACGACAACCGCGTCGCGGTGCGCATCGACCATCAACTCACTACGAAGGACAGCGTTTTCGGACGCTACCAGTACCAGCACCAGAACCAACCCCAGGTGGGACTCTTCGCAGGAACGATCCTCACCGGTGACGACAATAACTCCGCAGACGCTCAGGGAGTGGTCGGAAACTGGATCCATACGTTCAACACGAATTTAATCAACGATGCACGCTTTGGCTGGACACGACTCAACTGGCTGAACGAACCAGCCAATTCTGCAAACGTGAACGAGCAGGTAGGCATCGGCGGTGTACCGGTTCAGCAGGGTCTTGCGGGCGGCCTGGCTTCTATCACCTTTACCAATGGACTGAGCAGCTTCGGTGGATCCTACTCTGAGCAGGATCTCAATGGCACCTACCAGGCTTCCGATACGGTGACCTGGATCAAAGGACGACACGCACTCAAGTTGGGCGGAACGTTCCGACGCATCCGATTCCTGAGTGCCGCCAGCTCGTTCGCTCCGAATGGAGAGTTCGATTTTGACGGTCATTACACGGCTGGCGGAGCGGCCCTCGGCAATGCCTTTGCAGATTTCCTTCTCGATCTGCCGAACCAGTCACAGCTTTCCGCCATTCATACAGATGACTACCGTCGGCAAGCCTACTCTTTGTTCGTACAGGACACGTACAAAGCTTCGGCCAAGCTGACTATCAATCTGGGGATTCGCTGGGACTATGTTACGCCGGTCTCAGAGGCGCAGAATCACGGTGCAATCCTCAACCCTTATACCAAGACCCTTAACCTGGATCACTACACGGGCGCTTTCCCCGACTCAATCCAGCGTCAGATCAACGCAGGAATCTTCACGCTCAATAACAATGCCAATCAATATTTTGGAGTGCAGCCGGATCATCATGACTTCGCACCACGGATAGGACTCAGCTATCTCGCGACCCCGACAACGGTACTCAGCGCTGGGTATGCACTTTTCTATGGCCCTGAACAGCTTGGACCATTTGGCGAGCCCAGCCCGGGATTTTCGGCTCCTTTTCTGGATCAGGATACCTATGCTCCAGCTAACAGCTCACCAGGCACGAGCAACCCGGTGACGATGGATACTGGCTTTCCACCGACGGCACTGACAGATCCTACCGGCACGACTCTCTTTGCGGCTCAACTCAATTTACGAACGCCCTATTTCGGTCAATGGAATGTAACGGTTCAACAGCAGCTCACGCCGAATACTTCTTTGGATGTCTCCTATATCGGGTCAAAGACGACCGCAATGTATACCACGATGGACTGGAACATTCCTTCCATCGCTCTCAACAACTCTGTCCCCTATGCGCAGCGGCAACCTTTTCCGGATGTCGATGCGAGCGGCAATCTTCAGCCTGGAGCGGCGATCCAAGGACCGTCGAACGACGGCATGGGCACCTACAACGCATTAGGCGTGAAGTTCCAAAGCCACATCCGGAATGGCTTATCGATGATCAGCTCATACACCTGGGCCCACGATATCGACAACATCACCAATTCCGGACTCAGTGTCGGCAACAACGGACGCGGCAACTATCCCTGGAATCAAAACGCGCAGAGAGGGAACTCGGACTGGGATATCACGAATCGATGGACCACGGGCTTCCATTATGACTTGCCATACGGACGCGGAAAGACCTTCGGCAGCAGCATCAGCCGAACGACGGATGCGCTCCTCGGAGGGTGGCAGTTGGGTGGCATTTTAACTGTTGAAAGTGGCCCCTGGTATACGGTCAACCAGAACTTCGATAGCGCCAACAATGGGCTCGAAAGCTTCTGCGGGACCTGCAGGCAGAGGCCGGACGTGGTTCCTGGGCAGGACGCAAACAAAGGACCGCGCAAGGTCGATCCAACGAATACCGCGGTGCATTGGTTTGACGTCAATGCCTTTCAGTTCGCGGCGAATGGAACAGTAGGCAATGTTCGCCGGAACTCCGTCCTTGGGCCAGCTCATCGTCAGTTCGATGCCTCTCTTGCCAAAGAGGTGCCGTTCACTGAATCTGCGAGACTGCAACTCCGGTTGGAGGCCTTCAACGCAACCAACACCACGAACTTCCTTGTGGACAGCGGCTCAACGAGCCCCACTGGTTTCACGCTTGGAAATCCTAACTTCGGAATTCTCAATGCGGACCGTGGTGGTCGCGTCGCCCAGGTCGTAGCTCGTTTCGTTTTCTAA
- a CDS encoding metallophosphoesterase family protein, which yields MNRRQFSSLGAGALGAALTQQLWARETQVVSAGRYFYFAVVADTHIIDPFYKGPENSPEDTESVFLTSKRLTSARELINSLQPKIEKVFLVGDYFHDYPSKDYDFYFQNKTRLDYAKELTDGFTMPVHVGFGNHDYSVPDVSREMSHRLFAAKFQLKPYYAIDHKGWKFIHLNNALGSSWTPTSNDYNLDVGSYGEEQLNWFESQLREHKPTFVFTHFPLWQCTPTEVKDYGLHPLLRQYQETIQLVVTGHWHKWIDFAHTFGPQHYVMAATRYDENAYMLMEVDTQKQTWRFVNAGLVEWSTHYSRPYRLNLRS from the coding sequence ATGAATCGACGTCAATTCAGTTCGCTGGGCGCTGGAGCTCTGGGCGCTGCTCTAACCCAACAGCTTTGGGCTCGCGAGACACAGGTTGTCTCCGCCGGACGGTACTTTTACTTCGCAGTTGTTGCAGACACACACATTATCGACCCGTTCTATAAAGGGCCTGAAAACAGTCCCGAGGACACGGAGAGCGTCTTCCTCACTTCGAAGAGACTGACGTCAGCGCGCGAGCTGATCAACAGCCTTCAGCCGAAGATCGAGAAGGTCTTTCTGGTGGGCGACTACTTTCATGATTATCCATCGAAAGATTACGACTTCTACTTCCAGAACAAGACGAGGCTAGACTACGCGAAAGAGCTGACGGACGGTTTCACCATGCCAGTACACGTCGGCTTTGGCAATCATGATTATTCGGTTCCGGATGTGTCGCGCGAGATGAGCCATAGGTTGTTCGCGGCAAAATTTCAGCTTAAGCCTTACTATGCAATCGATCACAAAGGTTGGAAGTTTATTCATCTGAACAATGCCCTGGGAAGCTCCTGGACACCCACGTCCAATGACTACAACCTCGATGTGGGCTCGTATGGAGAAGAGCAACTTAACTGGTTTGAAAGCCAACTGCGAGAGCATAAGCCAACCTTTGTCTTTACTCATTTCCCACTGTGGCAATGCACTCCGACAGAGGTAAAGGACTATGGCCTGCATCCGCTTCTCCGTCAGTATCAAGAGACGATTCAACTCGTTGTAACTGGACACTGGCACAAGTGGATCGATTTTGCCCATACCTTTGGACCGCAGCACTATGTCATGGCTGCGACGCGATATGACGAGAACGCCTACATGCTCATGGAGGTTGATACACAAAAGCAGACATGGCGATTCGTCAATGCCGGCCTGGTAGAGTGGTCCACGCACTACAGCAGACCATATCGCTTGAACCTTCGTTCCTGA
- a CDS encoding alpha-N-acetylglucosaminidase, which yields MDRLLPGVSSQIGLGMITPKDGRDRFRISNVRGGIMVQGSSESAMLFGVNWYLKYVAHLQISTNGNQLKLRERLPVPVETIELDTACAYRYALNENTDGYSSPYWDWPRWQHEIDVLALSGINATLVERGTDTVLYETFRDFGFSDLEIRRWITQPAHQNWQLLGNMCCFDGPISRPLLAKRLRSAQKIVARLRSLGITPVFPGFYGMVPEGMATKYPQAHIVPQGDWNGLKRPAWLDPRDPLFAKVAASFYRHQRALFGDSSIYDMNVFQEGGTAADVPIGEASQRIQTELLKAHPEASWMMLAWQNNPPAELLRGVNRDKLLIVDIEQGRKPRESRELDFMHAPFLFGGLWEFGGRSTMGANLYDYGVRLPSMRAKATNMSGIAVFPEGMDNNPFAFDLFTEMAWRAQPVSLPQWTAEYAERRYGERDPHALRAWQVLLNTAYGSRADGVETHGERDAAQESLFNAQPGLSVAKASTWAPDEMRYKSQEFSQALVELLQASPAVRKTETYRYDIVDVTRQVLANRSRELLPEIQDAYVSGNEPLFHCLTKEWLDLMEMQDELLSSNQSFLLGEWLRYVSAWASSDAESARLFYDARSILTTWGDRKAAEAGLHDYGNKDWAGLTGDYYLRRWKLYFESLERALQMHAEPEQIDWFAIGDKWNREHQQYSAQAQGDSYAIALRIAEHLGLTKAR from the coding sequence ATGGATCGCCTGCTTCCGGGTGTTTCATCGCAGATCGGATTGGGCATGATCACGCCGAAGGATGGGCGTGATCGGTTTCGCATCTCTAATGTCCGTGGCGGAATTATGGTCCAAGGCAGCTCTGAAAGCGCAATGCTGTTCGGGGTCAATTGGTACCTGAAATATGTTGCGCATCTGCAGATCTCAACGAACGGTAATCAACTAAAGCTGCGAGAGAGACTTCCAGTACCCGTGGAGACGATCGAACTCGATACGGCGTGTGCGTATCGCTATGCGCTCAACGAAAACACTGACGGGTATTCCAGCCCGTACTGGGATTGGCCTCGTTGGCAACACGAGATCGATGTACTTGCGTTGAGCGGCATCAACGCAACGCTGGTGGAGCGTGGTACAGATACCGTCCTCTATGAAACCTTTCGTGACTTCGGATTTTCCGATCTGGAGATACGAAGGTGGATCACTCAACCCGCTCACCAAAATTGGCAACTCCTGGGCAATATGTGTTGCTTCGACGGTCCAATTTCGAGACCACTCCTTGCGAAGCGGCTTCGATCCGCACAGAAGATCGTTGCACGCCTCAGGTCGCTCGGTATAACACCAGTCTTTCCTGGTTTCTACGGGATGGTTCCTGAGGGTATGGCCACAAAATACCCTCAGGCTCATATCGTTCCCCAGGGAGATTGGAATGGCCTGAAGCGTCCGGCGTGGCTCGACCCAAGAGACCCACTGTTTGCGAAGGTTGCCGCATCTTTCTATCGGCATCAACGCGCCCTCTTTGGTGACAGCTCCATCTATGACATGAATGTCTTTCAGGAAGGTGGTACTGCGGCGGATGTTCCCATCGGCGAAGCTTCACAACGGATCCAAACGGAGCTTCTCAAAGCACACCCTGAAGCGTCATGGATGATGTTGGCATGGCAGAACAATCCGCCTGCAGAGCTGTTGCGTGGCGTCAATCGAGACAAGCTGCTGATCGTCGATATAGAGCAGGGACGTAAGCCCAGAGAAAGCCGCGAGCTAGATTTTATGCACGCGCCTTTTTTGTTTGGAGGACTGTGGGAGTTCGGGGGGCGTTCCACGATGGGAGCGAATCTCTACGACTATGGCGTCCGACTTCCATCCATGAGAGCCAAAGCCACAAATATGTCGGGTATTGCCGTGTTTCCTGAAGGGATGGACAATAATCCATTCGCTTTTGATCTGTTTACCGAGATGGCGTGGCGAGCCCAGCCGGTCAGTCTTCCCCAATGGACCGCAGAGTATGCTGAACGCCGCTACGGTGAGCGCGATCCGCATGCGCTTCGTGCCTGGCAGGTCTTGCTCAACACGGCCTACGGAAGTCGCGCTGATGGAGTGGAGACTCATGGGGAGCGGGACGCGGCGCAGGAGTCTTTGTTCAATGCGCAGCCGGGCTTGTCGGTTGCGAAGGCGTCGACGTGGGCTCCTGATGAAATGCGTTACAAATCGCAGGAGTTCTCTCAAGCACTTGTTGAATTGCTGCAGGCATCGCCTGCTGTTCGAAAGACCGAGACATATCGATACGACATTGTCGATGTAACGCGACAGGTACTGGCTAACCGCAGTCGTGAACTCCTGCCGGAGATTCAAGACGCATACGTGAGCGGTAACGAACCTCTCTTTCACTGCCTGACCAAGGAGTGGTTAGACCTCATGGAGATGCAGGACGAGTTGCTCTCCAGCAATCAGTCGTTTCTTCTCGGGGAGTGGTTGCGCTATGTGTCGGCGTGGGCTTCTTCAGACGCTGAAAGCGCTCGCCTTTTCTATGACGCGCGTTCCATACTCACAACCTGGGGAGACCGAAAAGCCGCAGAAGCTGGATTGCATGACTATGGGAACAAAGACTGGGCGGGACTGACGGGAGACTACTATCTGCGGAGGTGGAAGCTCTATTTCGAGAGCCTGGAAAGAGCACTCCAGATGCATGCCGAGCCGGAACAAATCGACTGGTTTGCCATTGGAGATAAATGGAATCGGGAGCATCAACAATATTCAGCCCAGGCCCAGGGCGATTCTTATGCTATCGCGTTGCGGATTGCAGAGCATCTGGGGTTAACAAAGGCAAGATGA
- a CDS encoding sigma-54 interaction domain-containing protein: MTTGKPSLVRDLLHVHDHSGFLEERYYTVSFNPIVLESGRIGGCFCLSDDTTDRVIGERRLRMLRDLAARSMEAKEIDEVCRIAAETIGENPYDLPFALFYVPGEDHKRARLVAHVGLNPGQPSSPIETELIETDASTAWPIARAFQTNSVQEIDDVEQKIGPLPGGFWEDSPHSGLVLPISLVGEQTSVALVVAGINPHKQLDAAYREFLDSACKLIAATFMRVQADQSLAIRKIVDLIPVMISVMKPDSSVLWANQAILDYTGFSIEQAREPDMAKRGFHPDDVEQLREERRRGMLGCKSFSVEQRIRRKDGQYRWIFAQFNPLMDERGQVIRWYVTGIDIDDRIRSEERTRNENLILREQIERDSMYEDIVGSSVPLRKVLSQISKVAPLDSTVLILGETGTGKELVARAIHKRSNRASRAFIAVNCAAITPSLIGSELFGHEKGAFTGATQRRLGRFEAANGGTIFLDEIGDVPPEIQVALLRVLQQREIERIGSGKPIPIDVRIVAATHRDLDTLVSEGRFREDLLYRLNVVPILIPSLRDRGTDIPLLVEYFIARFGSKAGKKFRTIDKTTLKLLQTYDWPGNIRELQNVVERAVILNDSDCFTVDETWFKRKQPQASSQTATLNGVLVNQEKEMIEAALAESRGRVYGPEGAAAKLGLPARSLDSKIARLGIDKYRFKSQKY; this comes from the coding sequence ATGACCACCGGCAAGCCGTCCCTAGTACGAGATCTGCTTCATGTTCATGATCACAGTGGGTTTCTCGAGGAGCGATATTACACTGTATCGTTTAATCCCATCGTTCTAGAGTCAGGACGAATCGGGGGCTGTTTTTGTCTCTCCGATGACACAACAGATCGCGTTATCGGCGAACGACGCCTTCGCATGCTTCGAGATCTTGCGGCACGTTCGATGGAAGCAAAAGAGATCGATGAAGTGTGTAGAATCGCCGCCGAGACGATCGGTGAAAATCCGTACGACTTGCCTTTCGCGTTGTTTTATGTACCGGGTGAAGATCATAAGCGGGCGCGCCTGGTTGCACATGTCGGCTTGAATCCTGGTCAACCATCAAGTCCAATAGAAACCGAGCTGATAGAAACGGATGCGTCTACAGCGTGGCCTATCGCGCGCGCATTCCAAACTAATTCGGTCCAGGAAATAGATGACGTTGAGCAAAAAATCGGACCGTTGCCGGGAGGCTTTTGGGAGGATTCTCCGCACTCCGGTCTGGTGTTGCCGATTTCGTTGGTCGGCGAACAAACCTCAGTGGCACTTGTCGTGGCGGGGATCAATCCACACAAACAGCTGGATGCTGCCTATCGTGAGTTCCTGGATTCGGCCTGCAAACTAATCGCGGCGACGTTCATGCGCGTGCAGGCAGACCAGTCTTTGGCCATTCGCAAAATCGTGGATCTGATACCCGTAATGATCAGCGTCATGAAGCCGGATAGCTCAGTTCTGTGGGCCAATCAAGCTATTTTGGACTACACGGGGTTTTCTATCGAACAAGCGCGCGAGCCGGATATGGCCAAGCGCGGATTTCACCCGGACGATGTCGAGCAACTGCGCGAGGAGCGACGCAGGGGCATGCTCGGCTGCAAATCGTTCTCGGTGGAACAGAGAATTCGACGCAAAGATGGTCAGTATCGATGGATCTTCGCGCAATTTAACCCGCTCATGGATGAGCGAGGACAGGTAATTCGGTGGTATGTGACGGGAATTGACATCGACGATCGCATCCGCTCGGAAGAGAGAACACGGAATGAAAACCTTATCCTCCGAGAACAAATCGAACGTGACTCGATGTATGAGGACATTGTCGGATCTTCTGTTCCCCTTCGTAAGGTATTGTCTCAAATTAGTAAGGTTGCACCTTTGGATTCCACAGTTCTTATCCTCGGCGAAACGGGCACAGGTAAAGAGTTGGTTGCGCGCGCAATCCACAAGCGGTCGAATAGGGCATCACGAGCATTTATTGCCGTGAATTGCGCTGCAATCACTCCATCTTTGATAGGCTCGGAGCTCTTCGGCCATGAGAAGGGCGCCTTTACCGGTGCGACGCAACGGCGACTGGGGCGTTTTGAAGCAGCGAATGGTGGAACGATCTTCCTTGACGAAATAGGCGACGTGCCGCCGGAGATACAAGTGGCGCTTCTCCGGGTATTGCAACAACGTGAAATCGAACGGATAGGGAGTGGTAAGCCAATTCCTATTGATGTGAGGATCGTGGCCGCCACTCATCGGGATTTGGACACTTTAGTGTCTGAAGGTCGGTTTCGTGAAGATCTCCTTTACAGACTTAATGTGGTGCCTATCCTGATACCTTCGCTACGGGATCGTGGCACGGACATCCCCTTGCTCGTCGAATACTTCATCGCTCGATTCGGGAGTAAAGCTGGGAAAAAATTTAGAACGATTGATAAGACGACCTTAAAGCTCCTCCAAACGTACGATTGGCCGGGGAATATCCGCGAATTGCAAAACGTTGTTGAGCGAGCGGTCATCCTCAACGATTCGGATTGTTTTACCGTGGATGAGACCTGGTTCAAGCGAAAGCAACCTCAGGCTTCTTCTCAGACAGCTACCCTGAATGGCGTCCTAGTGAACCAGGAGAAGGAAATGATTGAAGCGGCTCTTGCCGAGAGCCGTGGCCGGGTTTATGGACCGGAAGGAGCAGCCGCGAAGTTAGGTCTTCCGGCACGATCGCTCGATTCAAAGATCGCTCGCCTGGGAATTGACAAATATCGGTTCAAATCGCAGAAATACTGA
- a CDS encoding RNA polymerase sigma factor produces the protein MSQTRYRPERDGSRRDQSDRVNALIQAAQAGSGVAFEELYSIYAGIVFRTAYSIAKNQADAEDAMQDTFFRAYMGLKNFRKDAQFRTWITRIAINSSLMILRKQRRRCEISIDGASETESKRPATEFVDARPGPEESYRYNQKRDILDQAIKKLPMVLRSALEERVIRERSIDDAARVLGISPSAVKSRLFRARNYLGGATNSRRSVDIEANVLSRHGAERNLSNRLTSEGTTEGR, from the coding sequence GTGAGTCAGACCAGATACAGGCCCGAACGAGATGGTTCTCGAAGGGATCAGAGCGACAGAGTGAACGCGCTCATACAAGCAGCGCAGGCAGGCTCAGGTGTTGCATTTGAAGAACTCTATTCGATCTACGCAGGGATCGTGTTTCGGACTGCATATTCCATCGCAAAAAACCAGGCAGACGCGGAAGATGCGATGCAAGATACTTTCTTCCGCGCCTACATGGGTCTCAAAAACTTTCGAAAGGACGCCCAATTTCGTACATGGATTACGCGTATCGCCATCAACTCGTCCCTCATGATTCTTCGAAAGCAGCGACGGAGATGCGAAATTTCGATCGACGGAGCATCGGAGACTGAGAGCAAGCGCCCTGCAACTGAATTCGTTGATGCACGGCCAGGACCGGAAGAATCCTATCGTTACAACCAGAAGCGTGACATTCTCGATCAAGCGATAAAGAAACTTCCCATGGTTCTCCGCTCAGCTCTTGAAGAGAGAGTCATTCGAGAACGTTCGATCGACGATGCTGCACGAGTATTGGGGATTTCTCCCTCAGCCGTGAAATCCCGTCTTTTCCGGGCTCGGAACTACCTTGGCGGAGCCACTAATTCGAGACGCTCCGTGGATATAGAAGCGAATGTGCTGTCGAGGCATGGAGCGGAGAGGAATCTATCGAATCGGCTCACAAGCGAAGGAACAACGGAGGGTCGATGA